The Streptomyces sp. RKAG293 genome includes a region encoding these proteins:
- a CDS encoding CHAD domain-containing protein has protein sequence MAQRHRDTAYAQAGQPAIVLDGKPAGAAALGALSAGEVVSGYLHEQASTFLRALSLRAEDEEAAGLLLRRSARRIAATLHTYGTLTDPGWADPLRTELGWVSTSLAHEHQYAARLARLLSALHRLASEPDQPALDTGDPGNPDDPALPAEPAIGTQGPLAVGAARAGALLERQLTLARTRAHSAALQALGSSRFHAVADAVAVLASEVPLTAAADAPAAVRLPPLAGLAHHRLSEAAAALPLARAGHPYNADAVRAALGPELTSDLQDAPWHQARTLLRLSRYAAEVCPPDEPAAHGSSGSDAARDAAAGTGESLHDRLKTAARLLEGHREAAESANAVATAARTPRIAPATAYALGVLHADQRQEVEAARFAFARLWQRTSVPSGAVPAVPVVSAVPVTPAVPGSR, from the coding sequence GTGGCCCAGCGACACCGTGACACCGCGTACGCCCAGGCCGGCCAGCCGGCAATCGTCCTCGACGGGAAGCCGGCCGGCGCGGCCGCCCTCGGCGCGCTGAGCGCCGGGGAGGTGGTCTCCGGCTACCTCCATGAGCAGGCGTCCACGTTTTTGCGCGCGCTCAGCCTGCGCGCCGAGGACGAGGAGGCCGCCGGCCTGCTGCTGCGCCGGTCCGCCCGCCGGATCGCCGCGACCCTGCACACGTACGGCACGCTCACCGACCCGGGCTGGGCCGATCCGCTGCGCACCGAGCTCGGCTGGGTCTCGACGTCCCTGGCCCATGAGCACCAGTACGCGGCCCGGCTCGCCCGGCTGCTGTCCGCCCTGCACCGGCTGGCCTCGGAACCCGACCAGCCGGCCCTCGACACGGGCGACCCCGGCAATCCCGACGACCCGGCCCTGCCCGCGGAGCCCGCCATCGGCACGCAGGGGCCGCTGGCCGTCGGGGCGGCCCGCGCGGGCGCGCTGCTGGAACGGCAGCTGACGCTGGCGCGCACCCGGGCGCACTCCGCCGCACTGCAGGCGCTGGGCTCGTCGCGGTTCCACGCGGTGGCCGACGCCGTGGCCGTACTGGCCTCCGAGGTGCCGCTGACCGCGGCGGCCGACGCACCCGCCGCCGTGCGGCTGCCCCCGCTCGCGGGGCTGGCGCACCACCGGCTCTCCGAGGCGGCGGCCGCGCTGCCGCTGGCGCGCGCCGGACACCCGTACAACGCGGACGCCGTGCGCGCCGCGCTCGGCCCGGAGCTGACCAGCGACCTGCAGGACGCACCGTGGCACCAGGCCCGCACCCTGCTGCGGCTCAGCCGCTACGCCGCCGAGGTCTGCCCACCGGACGAACCCGCCGCCCACGGCTCGAGCGGCTCCGACGCCGCCCGGGATGCCGCTGCTGGCACCGGTGAGAGCCTGCACGACCGGCTCAAGACCGCGGCCCGGCTGCTGGAGGGGCACCGGGAGGCCGCCGAGTCCGCCAACGCCGTGGCGACCGCCGCCCGCACCCCGCGGATCGCCCCGGCCACCGCGTACGCGCTGGGCGTGCTCCACGCCGACCAGCGCCAGGAGGTCGAGGCGGCCCGCTTCGCCTTCGCCCGGCTCTGGCAGCGCACCTCGGTGCCGTCCGG